A region from the Rhinoderma darwinii isolate aRhiDar2 chromosome 2, aRhiDar2.hap1, whole genome shotgun sequence genome encodes:
- the LOC142743719 gene encoding LOW QUALITY PROTEIN: immunoglobulin superfamily member 3-like (The sequence of the model RefSeq protein was modified relative to this genomic sequence to represent the inferred CDS: inserted 2 bases in 2 codons) — MGCPGIWLLLTGVLAVGVSWAQREVTIQQGPLYRTVGSHVTIWCQVKGYQGPSEQNFQYSIYLPSAPDREVQMVSTQDPSFSYAIYNQRVQNGDISIERVTGDRTTLHIRQLQERDAGEYECHTPNTDPKFYGSYSAKVNLSVIPDTLLVSSPAQTLQKVEGRSLQLSCEVSHSSAQHTHLSVSWYRKNGEQTEEVISLTREFLLSPGPSYAQRFSVGDVRLDKVGNSTFRLTVYNLQPPDQGEFFCQGAEWIEDPDRSWFTMTRKQSEGSEVIVQTTDKEFHVRLETDRRTYSAGEGAELRCIIEAQNAADRTFAVSWAFNSSVIAGLSPGGFPXLTGDYSQRESRGELRVARDSDSIFSLKIFRLRPEDSGKYNCRVTERERSASGEMVDRDSKXPKNIPITVSPLRTSVTVTVVVNSSAVLEGSRIFLTCSVASLFGPQSRISASWHLQDAQNRQREVIQQDRDGVTWASQAYRERASAGGLRMVRSGSDTFTLELESSQRQDGGSYECRVTEWLPSYDGDWQRLGERSAKTNVDVTSLDTGFAVTAISRTPGVSYYDSFDLQCILKPHYPPWVGISVTWRFQPVSGGDTHDLVTFSRSGGVQWGERAGNFRGRSIVEKADSSHNVRLSVSRASESEAGKYQCMAELWRREYNASWTRLAERTSNLLEIRVLRPVSRLQVGKGTRSVAVLEGAAVTLTCAVRAQSGPDSRFSVLWFAQEPSGADGKLIVRSGAGMEYGTYAEEADLKDRLQLEELTPGHYTLTLLGARQEDSGGYYCQVEEWMLDPNQAWYQLAKDASGLTEVAVKMPENNLRVDPLPRNISSLEGDSFTVTCPVLNRTLPQSRLSLEWLVWRAGEPERRMVARISPDGITLPPTEDEERGSLELPSRFHLWQPSPGVYTLTLHRAEEQDSGAYSCRVQEWLQDPRGQWYKRADERSAATYVSVRRPDADLLLDAAPLNVSVLDGGHVTLDCTVLSRSRPDSQLAVSWSFHSRSRGAEAETILTTDRSGVWSPLAPRWEGRLQQLQLSPTMYKMRIPQASRADSGNYTCSVQEWMMGPRGVWYLLAQDESLVGWVAVQSKESSLQSVICSNDALFYLVFFYPFPIFGILIITILLVRFRSRPSSKTGEGKNGVPLLWIKEPHLNYSPTCLEPPVLSIHPGTID, encoded by the exons GTGTCTCCTGGGCTCAGCGGGAGGTGACCATTCAGCAGGGGCCCCTGTACCGCACCGTGGGCTCTCACGTTACCATCTGGTGCCAGGTTAAAGGCTACCAGGGCCCTTCGGAGCAGAACTTCCAGTACTCCATCTACCTTCCCTCCGCCCCCGACCGGGAGGTCCAGATGGTGAGCACCCAAGACCCTTCCTTCTCCTACGCCATATACAACCAGCGTGTCCAAAATGGGGACATCTCCATAGAGAGGGTGACGGGGGACCGCACCACCCTACACATCCGCCAGCTGCAGGAACGAGACGCTGGAGAATACGAATGTCACACGCCCAACACCGACCCCAAGTTCTACGGCAGCTACAGCGCCAAAGTCAACCTGAGCG TGATTCCTGACACGCTACTCGTCTCGTCCCCCGCTCAGACCCTACAGAAGGTTGAGGGCCGCTCTTTGcagctctcctgtgaggtgtcCCACAGCAGCGCACAGCACACCCACCTCTCCGTCTCCTGGTACCGGAAGAATGGCGAACAAACCGAAGAGGTCATCTCCCTGACCCGAGAGTTCCTCCTGAGCCCTGGGCCGTCCTACGCTCAACGCTTCTCCGTGGGGGACGTCCGGTTAGATAAAGTGGGGAACAGCACCTTCCGCCTTACCGTGTACAACCTGCAGCCGCCAGACCAAGGAGAGTTCTTCTGCCAGGGAGCCGAGTGGATCGAGGACCCCGACCGATCCTGGTTTACTATGACACGCAAGCAATCCGAGGGGTCAGAGGTCATCGTCCAAACAACAG ACAAGGAATTTCATGTGCGTCTGGAGACGGACCGTCGTACGTACAGCGCCGGGGAGGGCGCGGAGCTGCGGTGCATCATTGAGGCTCAGAATGCTGCAGATCGCACGTTCGCTGTGTCCTGGGCTTTTAACAGTTCAGTGATCGCCGGTCTGAGCCCTGGGGGGTTTC CGCTGACCGGAGACTACAGCCAGAGAGAGAGTCGTGGAGAGCTGCGTGTGGCCCGGGACAGTGACAGCATCTTCTCCCTCAAGATCTTTCGGCTTCGTCCAGAAGACAGCGGCAAATACAACTGCAGGGTGACCGAGAGGGAGAGGTCGGCGTCTGGAGAGATGGTGGACCGTGACAGCA AGCCAAAGAACATTCCCATCACGGTCTCACCTCTGA GGACCTCCGTTACAGTCACCGTGGTGGTAAACTCCAGCGCGGTCTTGGAAGGCTCCCGTATCTTCTTGACTTGCTCGGTGGCCTCGCTGTTTGGTCCGCAGAGCCGCATATCTGCCTCGTGGCACCTCCAAGACGCACAAAACCGGCAACGAGAGGTGATCCAGCAAGATCGGGACGGCGTGACCTGGGCAAGTCAGGCGTACAGGGAGCGAGCCAGTGCTGGAGGTCTGCGGATGGTGAGGTCCGGCTCCGACACCTTCACCCTGGAGCTGGAGAGCAGTCAGCGCCAAGATGGCGGCTCATACGAATGCCGTGTCACAGAATGGCTGCCGAGCTACGACGGAGACTGGCAGAGGCTGGGTGAGAGGTCCGCCAAGACCAacgtggatgttacttctctag ATACAGGATTTGCGGTGACGGCCATCTCCCGCACTCCGGGCGTCAGCTATTATGACTCTTTTGACCTTCAGTGTATCCTCAAGCCTCATTATCCGCCCTGGGTGGGCATTTCGGTGACCTGGCGCTTCCAGCCCGTCAGTGGAGGGGACACACACGACCTGGTGACGTTCAGCCGCTCTGGCGGGGTCCAGTGGGGAGAGCGAGCTGGTAACTTCCGTGGTCGCAGCATTGTGGAGAAAGCCGATTCCAGCCACAACGTGCGTCTGAGCGTCAGCCGGGCCAGCGAGTCCGAGGCCGGGAAGTACCAGTGTATGGCCGAGCTGTGGAGGAGAGAATACAATGCCAGCTGGACCCGCCTGGCAGAGAGAACCTCCAACCTGCTGGAAATCAGAGTCCTGCGGCCAG TGTCGCGGTTGCAGGTCGGTAAGGGGACGCGTTCTGTGGCGGTGCTGGAGGGTGCGGCGGTGACCCTGACCTGCGCGGTGCGGGCTCAGAGCGGCCCGGACTCCCGCTTCTCAGTGCTGTGGTTCGCCCAGGAGCCCTCGGGGGCCGACGGGAAGCTGATTGTGCGCAGCGGGGCCGGCATGGAGTACGGGACTTACGCCGAGGAGGCGGATCTGAAGGACCGGCTGCAGCTGGAGGAGCTGACCCCCGGACACTACACACTCACCCTGCTGGGGGCACGGCAGGAGGACAGTGGCGGCTACTACTGCCAGGTGGAGGAGTGGATGCTGGACCCCAACCAGGCCTGGTACCAGCTCGCCAAGGACGCATCAGGACTGACGGAGGTCGCAGTGAAAATGCCCG AAAACAACCTGCGGGTGGATCCGCTCCCTCGGAATATTTCCTCCTTGGAGGGTGACAGCTTCACGGTGACGTGCCCGGTGCTGAATCGTACTCTGCCGCAGTCTCGCCTGTCCCTGGAGTGGTTGGTCTGGAGGGCAGGAGAGCCTGAGAGGAGGATGGTGGCCAGGATATCCCCAGATGGCATCACTCTGCCCCCCACTGAGGATGAAGAGAGAGGGAGCTTGGAGCTGCCCAGTCGCTTCCATCTCTGGCAGCCGTCGCCCGGGGTCTACACCCTCACCCTACACCGGGCCGAGGAGCAGGACAGCGGAGCCTACAGCTGCCGGGTACAGGAATGGCTGCAGGACCCCAGGGGGCAGTGGTACAAGCGGGCGGACGAGCGATCAGCCGCCACCTACGTCAGTGTGCGGCGCCCAG ATGCAGACCTGCTGCTGGACGCTGCGCCCCTCAATGTTTCGGTGCTGGACGGCGGCCATGTTACCCTGGACTGCACCGTCTTGTCCCGCTCGCGGCCTGATTCGCAGCTGGCGGTGTCCTGGTCTTTTCACAGCCGGAGTCGGGGGGCGGAGGCTGAGACCATCCTGACCACGGACCGCTCCGGTGTGTGGAGCCCGCTCGCCCCGCGCTGGGAGGGCCGCCTGCAACAGCTCCAGCTCTCGCCCACCATGTATAAGATGAGGATCCCTCAGGCCAGCCGGGCGGATTCCGGGAATTACACGTGTTCTGTCCAGGAGTGGATGATGGGGCCTCGCGGGGTctggtacctgctggcccaggatGAGAGTCTGGTAGGATGGGTCGCCGTGCAGAGCAAGG